A part of Misgurnus anguillicaudatus chromosome 6, ASM2758022v2, whole genome shotgun sequence genomic DNA contains:
- the LOC129433160 gene encoding uncharacterized protein, translated as MEVKEEPQEVNEVEERQHEHHDVIAEKQSSLQTSTKTRETKNSVISHQRGKRSTKNEQYIDDVNIKDKGRHHVCQQCGKSFTYTNNFKKHVKNHTREKLYKCPHCEKSFTSRSNFQKHLRTHTGEKPFTCSHCGKGSTQKGTLQIHERIHTGEKPYTCPQCGKSFNIKRHFKGHITDHTGVTPYTCPKCGKSFIQKGHLKSHITIHTGHRPFQCGKGFTQRGFLKIHLRIHTGEKPFTCPQCEKSFTTASNLKIHQRTHYEESSFICDECGKTCVSAILLEKHQKLHAGDKPYMCSVCGVFQ; from the coding sequence ATGGAAGTAAAAGAGGAACCTCAGGAAGTGAATGAAGTGGAGGAGAGACAACATGAACATCATGATGTCATCGCTGAAAAACAATCCTCCTTACAAACATCAACTAAGACAAGAGAAACCAAAAATTCTGTTATTTCACATCAGCGTGGAAAGAGATCCACTAAAAATGAACAATATATTGATGACGTTAACATTAAGGATAAAGGCAGACATCACGTGTGCCagcagtgtggaaagagttttacatACACAAATAACTTCAAGAAACATGTGAAAAATCACACTAGAGAGAAACTGTACAAATGTCCCCattgtgaaaagagttttacgAGTAGAAGTAACTTTCAGAAACATTTGAggactcacactggagagaaaccctTCACCTGCTCTCACTGTGGAAAGGGTTCTACACAGAAAGGGACACTTCAGATTCATGAAAggattcacaccggagagaaaccttacacctgccctcagtgtggaaagagttttaacATAAAAAGACATTTTAAGGGTCACATAACAGATCACACTGGAGTGACACCATACACCTGTCCTaaatgtggaaagagttttatacAGAAAGGTCACCTTAAGAGTCACATAACAATTCACACTGGTCACAGACCTTTCCAGTGTGGAAAAGGTTTCACGCAAAGAGGATTCCTGAAAATTCACTTGAGGATTCATACAggagagaaacctttcacatgtcctcagtgtgaaaagagttttacaactgCGTCCAATCTTAAAATTCACCAGCGCACTCATTATGAAGAAAGCTCATTTATCTGTGATGAGTGTGGAAAAACATGTGTATCAGCAATACTCCTGGAAAAACACCAGAAACTTCATGCCGGTGATAAACCTTACATGTGTTCTGTTTGTGGAGTTTTCCAGTGA